From the genome of Vigna angularis cultivar LongXiaoDou No.4 chromosome 11, ASM1680809v1, whole genome shotgun sequence, one region includes:
- the LOC108333478 gene encoding uncharacterized protein LOC108333478 isoform X1, which produces MLSLRRWFFPLATHSSLSCSSRITLFLVPPLILKNTLCNSSKKNVSCYSGEPNKKNGFFSVASDLQSSSSCPKDSPFSGLEDALVSYLFGKKRATDIAHMVWKQVVQKGDIVIDATCGNGFDTLAMLNLVADDSHDGYVYALDIQEDALNNTSLLLEKSLSSNERQLVKLFNICHSKMENVVARNASVRLVAFNLGYLPGGDKEIITVSETTSLALEAAKRILMPGGLISIVVYVGHPGGREELEAVESFATKLCVENWICCKLQMLNRPFGPIPIFLYRR; this is translated from the exons ATGTTGTCTCTCAGGCGGTGGTTCTTTCCTTTAGCCACTCACAGCAGCCTTTCATGTTCTTCCCGAATAACCTTGTTTTTGGTTCCTCCTCTGATACTCAAGAACACCCTATGCAACAGTTccaaaaaaaatgttagttgCTACTCTGGGGAACCTAATAAGAAAAATGGGTTTTTCTCAGTTGCCAGTGACCTccaatcttcttcttcctgcCCGAAAGATTCCCCCTTTTCAG GTTTGGAGGATGCCTTGGTAAGTTATCTCTTTGGGAAGAAGAGGGCAACCGACATTGCTCACAT GGTGTGGAAACAGGTTGTCCAGAAAGGAGACATTGTCATTGATGCTACTTGTGGCAATGGTTTTGACACCTTAGCAATGCTTAATTTAGTCGCTGATGATTCACATGACGGTTATGTCTATGCATTAGACATTCAAGAAGATGCTTTGAATAACACTTCCCTCTTGTTGGAAAAGTCACTTAGTTCTAATGAG CGACAACTTGTCAAGCTCTTCAATATCTGCCATAGTAAAATGGAGAATGTTGTTGCAAGGAATGCATCAGTTAG GCTCGTTGCATTCAACTTGGGCTATCTTCCTGGAGGTGACAAAGAGATAATAACAGTATCAGAAACAACATCACTGGCATTGGAAGCTGCCAAGAGAATTCTGATGCCAGGTGGTCTCATCAGCATAGTGGTGTATGTGGGGCACCCTGGAGGACG TGAAGAATTGGAAGCTGTTGAATCTTTTGCTACTAAATTGTGTGTTGAGAATTGGATCTGCTGCAAGCTCCAGATGTTAAACCGTCCATTTGGTCCAATACCAATTTTCTTGTACCGAAGATGA
- the LOC108333478 gene encoding uncharacterized protein LOC108333478 isoform X2: MLSLRRWFFPLATHSSLSCSSRITLFLVPPLILKNTLCNSSKKNVSCYSGEPNKKNGFFSVASDLQSSSSCPKDSPFSGLEDALVSYLFGKKRATDIAHMVWKQVVQKGDIVIDATCGNGFDTLAMLNLVADDSHDGYVYALDIQEDALNNTSLLLEKSLSSNERQLVKLFNICHSKMENVVARNASVRLVAFNLGYLPGGDKEIITVSETTSLALEAAKRILMPGGLISIVVYVGHPGGRIGSC; the protein is encoded by the exons ATGTTGTCTCTCAGGCGGTGGTTCTTTCCTTTAGCCACTCACAGCAGCCTTTCATGTTCTTCCCGAATAACCTTGTTTTTGGTTCCTCCTCTGATACTCAAGAACACCCTATGCAACAGTTccaaaaaaaatgttagttgCTACTCTGGGGAACCTAATAAGAAAAATGGGTTTTTCTCAGTTGCCAGTGACCTccaatcttcttcttcctgcCCGAAAGATTCCCCCTTTTCAG GTTTGGAGGATGCCTTGGTAAGTTATCTCTTTGGGAAGAAGAGGGCAACCGACATTGCTCACAT GGTGTGGAAACAGGTTGTCCAGAAAGGAGACATTGTCATTGATGCTACTTGTGGCAATGGTTTTGACACCTTAGCAATGCTTAATTTAGTCGCTGATGATTCACATGACGGTTATGTCTATGCATTAGACATTCAAGAAGATGCTTTGAATAACACTTCCCTCTTGTTGGAAAAGTCACTTAGTTCTAATGAG CGACAACTTGTCAAGCTCTTCAATATCTGCCATAGTAAAATGGAGAATGTTGTTGCAAGGAATGCATCAGTTAG GCTCGTTGCATTCAACTTGGGCTATCTTCCTGGAGGTGACAAAGAGATAATAACAGTATCAGAAACAACATCACTGGCATTGGAAGCTGCCAAGAGAATTCTGATGCCAGGTGGTCTCATCAGCATAGTGGTGTATGTGGGGCACCCTGGAGGACG AATTGGAAGCTGTTGA